In one window of Spartinivicinus marinus DNA:
- a CDS encoding TerD family protein, producing the protein MELIRGQNISLDSKQPLRIDIGWRSLTADLGLEAYGLAVDENKQLTTPGHFLWGDNAVITDLITRHTQGKLFELTLPVLATPYERFYIVLALPVNSRYNFSQVSNIQVRVNSGQAARINIPSCSPETKSLTLLEVYRHKGQWKLRFIGFESPSDLSAVAEQYQFSLPQPLQADDGISLAEGAELAPGENLSLSEHFSHCKHLLWQARSVPGLDDIELNVVAVNVESQVKNIKDFLYTANPVLRGDGVILTKAKGEIHLEQIPNDIAKLELLVTRSPETKRFSSVDYVETRLVSAVTGQPVCKFIFETAAKNYNSAILFEIYRHQGEWRVRGMGQGYAEGIKKIGEKYGFAAPKQRSTASVAQQPTSNRSTTPSTQTPIPTTVVDNTPTPLPKHPYLGYGVASMGGLISLLGYTSIPMLLLGSGMIAGGAAFSWKTHTKTKAAQQEHNERIILNMIKERNYRVTAFELASSHTMTIEEVTVILQYLCAKGAGQVEIDEHGKEIYVFDKMRSDHNASNETHNW; encoded by the coding sequence AGATTCAAAACAACCATTACGGATTGATATTGGCTGGCGCAGTTTAACAGCCGATCTGGGTTTAGAAGCCTATGGTTTAGCAGTAGACGAAAATAAACAGCTTACGACACCTGGCCACTTTTTATGGGGGGACAATGCTGTCATCACCGACCTGATTACCCGGCACACACAAGGTAAACTGTTTGAGTTAACCCTACCTGTGCTCGCCACCCCCTACGAGCGGTTTTATATTGTGTTAGCTCTGCCTGTTAATAGTCGCTATAACTTTTCTCAGGTCAGCAATATCCAGGTCAGGGTAAATAGTGGTCAGGCGGCTCGTATTAATATTCCTAGCTGCTCCCCCGAAACAAAGTCGTTAACTTTATTAGAAGTCTATCGCCATAAGGGCCAATGGAAGCTTCGCTTTATTGGCTTTGAGTCACCGAGCGACCTAAGTGCAGTAGCTGAGCAGTATCAATTTAGCCTTCCCCAACCGCTCCAAGCCGATGATGGAATTTCTCTTGCTGAGGGAGCTGAGCTTGCACCAGGTGAAAACCTATCCCTTTCTGAGCACTTTTCCCATTGTAAACACTTGTTATGGCAGGCACGCAGTGTGCCTGGGTTAGATGATATTGAGTTAAACGTAGTAGCTGTCAATGTTGAAAGTCAGGTTAAAAATATTAAAGACTTTCTATACACAGCTAACCCTGTTCTTCGTGGTGATGGGGTAATTCTTACTAAAGCCAAAGGGGAAATTCATCTAGAGCAAATACCTAATGACATTGCCAAGCTAGAATTACTGGTTACCCGCAGCCCAGAAACCAAGCGCTTTTCCAGTGTCGATTATGTAGAAACTCGCTTAGTCAGTGCAGTCACTGGCCAGCCTGTCTGTAAGTTTATCTTTGAAACCGCCGCTAAAAATTATAACAGTGCTATTTTGTTTGAGATTTATCGTCACCAGGGCGAATGGCGAGTACGGGGTATGGGCCAGGGTTATGCCGAAGGGATTAAGAAAATTGGTGAAAAGTACGGTTTTGCAGCCCCAAAACAAAGAAGTACAGCTTCTGTCGCCCAACAGCCAACGAGTAATCGATCAACCACACCATCCACTCAAACGCCCATACCTACGACAGTCGTTGACAATACCCCTACCCCTCTCCCGAAGCATCCTTACTTAGGCTATGGGGTTGCTTCTATGGGGGGGCTTATTTCATTACTAGGCTATACCAGTATCCCCATGCTGTTATTGGGCAGTGGTATGATTGCAGGTGGTGCCGCATTCAGTTGGAAAACGCACACTAAAACCAAAGCGGCACAACAAGAGCATAATGAACGGATAATCCTTAATATGATTAAGGAGCGCAACTATCGAGTAACAGCGTTTGAACTGGCCTCCAGCCATACTATGACCATTGAAGAAGTCACTGTCATTTTGCAATACCTATGTGCCAAGGGTGCCGGCCAGGTTGAGATAGATGAGCATGGTAAGGAAATTTATGTGTTTGACAAAATGCGCAGTGATCATAACGCCTCAAACGAAACACATAATTGGTAA
- a CDS encoding pilus assembly protein codes for MEGMMFHRKPYQYQYVKQPVLILVGTIITFPLSSYSGPLNLAQDALEIAPGAEPNIVILFDDSGSMDWEATMASGVLVANQPDGKNIGSAGGITHQSGCGTPYYYGVHFKSNTYNRWWGKCAVAATNTWRFRNSQFNKLYYDPTKIYKPWPGVDKNGKVFGDIDVRNAPDNPYSPAEFVDLTRGDEILRSTWGSRDNNKEGFAYYTWKDDGDGIFENGEQTKVRVKNLSKKEQTNFANWFAYYRSRDLVAKGALGFVIEGLSNARVGFTSINTTANNFPVASLNASVLSGNKKKLLDKIYGTPIPANGTPLRRNLRDVGRYFECVSGNRFNASGSSCPIQPMPIGTCQQNYAMLMTDGYYNGGSPGVGNQDRDTTNNLFDGGAFADSQHNTLADVAMYYYKRDLSRLPNSVPITKYDKQRSLTLLSDEDSLHQHMATFTIGFGLKGTVATFPTDPKVAFNWPNPFASDFAKVDDLLHAAYNGRGEYLSAEDPERLVDGLQEIFRRIKSDSGAASAVAFNTQSIKANAFAFRALFNPKQNNGDVLAHPVDAKTGEVDTATVVWSATKKLDEKLAGNNVNNRNIITYRINTDGTKVGVPFNYDSNLNQTQRTSLDNPVPFALPNNYGDNDGKIGDERLFYLRGDQTHEGINYDKGQFRERLSSQGRFGDIIHSTPTYVGAPAFSGRDNSPYPTASPYSSFAKANSSRRPMLYVGANDGMLHGLNASTGEEVFAYVPNILFPELYKLTSPDYVHQMYVDEKASVNDAFYGGSWHTILIGALGAGGRGYFALDVTTPTAFDTEAGAATKVLWEFTATDDNDLGFTYSRPIITMTNATSGGEQLWLAIFGNGYNSTSANGNAILFLNKLTGHGTDGQWNLGTDYYKIDTGKGKASSVDRLTPNGIGLPRAVDLDGNGTVDYVYAGDLQGNLWRFDLTGSSISSWKGTIIFTAKDKQGNPQPIVNQPIAVRNTSQTGIVVVIGTGTWMTRDDIGSTEIQSMYGIWDDFEKKGYPVSENDLIEQKFTNTTEKISGFTTRSLSDNPVNYSRDNKVRGWKLHFNANSAATGTIEFPGERAVRKLFLIGNSLITTTVIPNPALACATLPGGFLIGLDPLTGGRSKTAPLFDLNNDGEFDEKDKLANGTAVSGIRLAGIPTDPAFIGNRIVIQEHTGNVTDFGTNLEGLNTGRLSWQQLTSD; via the coding sequence TTCAAGTCAAATACTTATAACCGGTGGTGGGGGAAATGTGCTGTTGCGGCAACTAATACCTGGCGTTTTAGAAACAGTCAGTTTAATAAACTGTATTATGATCCGACTAAAATCTATAAACCCTGGCCAGGGGTAGATAAAAATGGCAAGGTTTTTGGTGATATTGATGTCAGAAATGCACCTGATAATCCTTACAGCCCTGCTGAATTTGTTGATTTAACCCGTGGGGACGAGATTTTAAGAAGCACTTGGGGCTCTCGAGATAATAATAAAGAAGGATTTGCCTACTATACCTGGAAAGATGATGGCGATGGTATTTTTGAAAATGGTGAACAAACAAAAGTCAGGGTAAAGAACCTCAGTAAAAAAGAACAAACGAATTTTGCTAATTGGTTTGCTTACTATCGTTCCAGGGATTTAGTCGCTAAAGGGGCATTAGGTTTTGTTATTGAAGGGTTATCTAATGCTCGTGTCGGTTTTACTTCTATTAATACGACAGCGAATAACTTTCCTGTTGCCTCGTTAAATGCGTCTGTATTATCGGGTAATAAAAAGAAATTGCTGGATAAAATCTATGGTACACCGATTCCCGCAAATGGAACTCCATTGAGACGTAATTTAAGGGATGTCGGAAGATATTTTGAATGTGTATCGGGTAATCGCTTTAATGCAAGTGGATCAAGTTGTCCAATCCAACCAATGCCCATAGGTACCTGCCAGCAGAATTATGCCATGTTGATGACTGATGGTTATTATAATGGCGGCTCTCCTGGGGTAGGGAATCAGGATAGAGACACTACCAATAACCTCTTTGATGGTGGTGCTTTTGCTGATAGTCAGCATAATACCCTGGCTGATGTGGCCATGTACTATTACAAGCGAGATCTCTCTAGACTGCCCAATAGTGTCCCCATTACGAAATACGATAAACAGCGTTCGCTAACGTTGTTAAGTGATGAAGATAGCCTGCATCAACATATGGCTACTTTTACCATTGGTTTTGGCTTAAAAGGAACGGTGGCAACATTCCCAACTGATCCCAAAGTGGCATTTAATTGGCCAAATCCATTTGCCAGTGATTTTGCTAAGGTTGATGACTTGCTACATGCCGCTTATAACGGTCGTGGGGAATATTTAAGTGCAGAAGACCCCGAACGTCTGGTAGATGGATTACAGGAAATTTTTCGGCGAATTAAATCCGATTCAGGTGCAGCCAGTGCCGTAGCGTTTAATACCCAAAGCATTAAAGCTAATGCATTTGCTTTTAGAGCATTATTTAATCCCAAGCAAAATAATGGCGATGTGCTTGCGCATCCTGTGGATGCTAAAACCGGTGAGGTAGATACAGCAACCGTCGTCTGGTCGGCTACGAAAAAGCTGGATGAAAAACTGGCCGGTAATAATGTTAATAATCGTAATATTATTACTTACCGGATTAATACTGATGGTACTAAAGTAGGTGTTCCCTTTAACTATGATAGTAACCTGAATCAAACTCAGCGGACCAGTTTAGATAATCCAGTTCCATTTGCCTTACCCAATAATTATGGGGACAACGACGGCAAGATAGGCGATGAACGACTTTTCTACTTAAGAGGGGATCAGACCCACGAAGGCATTAATTATGATAAGGGACAGTTTCGTGAACGGTTATCCAGTCAAGGTCGCTTTGGGGATATTATTCATTCAACACCTACCTATGTAGGAGCCCCGGCTTTTTCTGGACGCGATAATAGCCCTTATCCAACCGCTTCACCTTATTCAAGCTTTGCTAAAGCGAACTCTTCTAGGCGACCCATGTTGTATGTGGGGGCTAATGATGGGATGTTACATGGGCTTAATGCATCAACCGGCGAAGAGGTGTTTGCTTATGTGCCGAATATTTTATTTCCAGAATTATATAAACTCACTTCCCCAGACTATGTGCATCAAATGTATGTTGATGAAAAAGCCAGTGTGAATGATGCTTTTTATGGAGGAAGCTGGCATACCATTTTAATCGGTGCGTTAGGTGCGGGTGGCAGGGGGTATTTTGCTTTGGATGTAACCACCCCCACAGCATTTGATACGGAAGCTGGTGCTGCAACCAAAGTATTATGGGAGTTTACGGCAACTGATGATAATGACTTAGGTTTTACTTATAGCCGGCCCATTATCACCATGACTAACGCTACATCTGGTGGTGAGCAATTGTGGTTGGCTATTTTTGGTAATGGCTACAATAGTACCAGTGCTAATGGTAATGCTATCTTGTTTCTCAATAAATTAACTGGGCATGGCACCGATGGCCAATGGAACTTAGGGACTGATTATTACAAAATAGACACCGGCAAAGGAAAAGCATCCAGCGTTGATCGTCTTACCCCTAATGGCATTGGTTTACCTCGGGCGGTAGATCTTGATGGTAATGGTACGGTTGATTATGTATATGCTGGCGATTTACAAGGGAATCTGTGGCGCTTTGATTTAACTGGAAGCAGTATTAGCTCATGGAAAGGAACCATTATCTTTACCGCTAAGGATAAACAAGGTAATCCTCAGCCTATTGTTAACCAGCCGATTGCGGTGCGAAATACAAGTCAAACGGGTATTGTCGTTGTGATTGGCACCGGCACCTGGATGACTCGCGATGATATTGGCTCAACCGAAATTCAAAGCATGTACGGCATTTGGGATGACTTTGAGAAAAAAGGTTATCCTGTCAGTGAAAATGATCTGATTGAGCAGAAGTTTACCAATACCACTGAAAAAATCAGTGGTTTTACAACACGTAGTTTAAGTGATAACCCCGTTAATTATTCAAGAGATAATAAAGTGAGAGGTTGGAAACTGCACTTTAATGCTAATTCAGCTGCAACGGGGACAATTGAATTTCCTGGTGAGCGTGCAGTAAGAAAATTATTTTTAATTGGCAATAGCCTGATAACGACGACAGTTATTCCTAATCCAGCATTGGCCTGTGCCACATTACCGGGTGGTTTTCTGATAGGACTTGATCCATTAACGGGAGGTCGTTCTAAAACAGCTCCTTTATTTGATTTAAATAATGATGGAGAGTTTGATGAGAAGGATAAACTGGCGAATGGTACCGCTGTTTCAGGTATACGGCTAGCGGGTATTCCGACGGATCCTGCTTTTATTGGTAACCGTATCGTGATTCAGGAGCATACAGGTAATGTCACTGATTTTGGTACAAATCTGGAGGGCTTGAATACTGGCCGGCTATCTTGGCAACAGTTAACGTCTGATTAA